In one Rhodococcus sp. B50 genomic region, the following are encoded:
- a CDS encoding zinc-dependent alcohol dehydrogenase translates to MKAVTWQGRRNVSVDTVPDPTIQEAGDAVIRVTTTNICGSDLHLYEVLGAFMTPGDILGHEPMGIVEEVGSGVTKLKPGDRVVIPFQVCCGQCFMCSHGLHSQCETTQVREEGTGAALFGYSKLYGSVPGGQAEYLRVPHADATHIKVPEGPADDRFVYLSDVLPTAWQAVEYAEIPDGGSVTVLGLGPIGEMAARIAAHKGARVIGVDLVPERLARAASRGIEVVDLREVDDNPGDMIRDMTNGRGTDSVIDAVGMEAHGSPVAKLAQSAAGFLPSAIAEPFMEKAGLDRLHALYTAIDVVRRGGAISLSGVYGGAADPMPMLTLFDKQIRLHMGQANVLNWVPEILPLLTDEDPLGVDDFATHRLPLDDAPRAYEIFQKKQDGAIKIGLKP, encoded by the coding sequence ATGAAGGCAGTGACATGGCAGGGGCGCCGCAACGTCAGCGTCGACACGGTGCCCGATCCGACGATCCAGGAGGCCGGTGACGCCGTCATCCGCGTCACCACTACCAACATCTGTGGCTCCGACCTGCACCTCTACGAGGTACTGGGGGCCTTCATGACTCCTGGCGACATCCTCGGTCACGAACCGATGGGCATCGTCGAGGAGGTGGGTTCCGGGGTCACGAAGCTGAAGCCCGGCGACCGGGTGGTGATCCCCTTCCAGGTGTGTTGCGGTCAGTGCTTCATGTGTTCCCACGGACTGCATTCACAGTGCGAGACCACGCAGGTCCGGGAGGAAGGCACAGGCGCCGCCCTGTTCGGCTACTCGAAGCTCTACGGCAGCGTGCCGGGTGGGCAGGCCGAGTACCTGCGGGTACCTCACGCCGATGCGACCCACATCAAGGTGCCCGAGGGACCGGCGGACGATCGCTTCGTCTATCTCTCCGATGTGCTGCCCACCGCATGGCAGGCCGTCGAGTATGCGGAAATTCCCGACGGGGGCAGTGTGACGGTGCTCGGCCTCGGCCCCATCGGGGAGATGGCCGCACGCATCGCCGCACACAAGGGCGCCCGGGTGATCGGTGTGGATCTCGTTCCCGAACGACTCGCCCGGGCGGCCTCCCGCGGCATCGAGGTCGTCGATCTCCGCGAGGTCGACGACAATCCGGGCGACATGATCCGCGACATGACGAACGGGCGCGGTACCGATTCGGTGATCGACGCGGTGGGCATGGAAGCGCACGGCTCCCCCGTCGCGAAGCTCGCCCAGAGCGCGGCGGGCTTCCTGCCGTCGGCGATCGCCGAGCCGTTCATGGAGAAGGCCGGCCTCGACCGGCTCCACGCGCTGTACACCGCGATCGACGTCGTGCGGCGTGGTGGCGCGATCTCGCTGAGCGGCGTGTACGGCGGGGCGGCGGACCCGATGCCGATGCTCACCCTGTTCGACAAGCAGATCCGCCTTCACATGGGCCAGGCCAACGTGTTGAACTGGGTCCCGGAGATTCTGCCGCTGCTGACCGACGAGGATCCGCTGGGGGTCGACGACTTCGCCACCCACCGCCTTCCGCTCGACGACGCACCGCGCGCGTACGAGATCTTCCAGAAGAAGCAGGACGGCGCCATCAAGATCGGTCTCAAACCGTAA
- a CDS encoding MerR family transcriptional regulator: protein MTHDPVLRAQRGVYGISVAAELSGLDPQTLRLYERRGLLNPARTAGGTRRYSENDLETVHRIVELVASGVNIAGVARILELEASNAALQEDNTRLRSALDGGPPPLPGGT from the coding sequence ATGACGCACGATCCAGTACTGCGCGCCCAGCGCGGGGTCTACGGAATCTCCGTGGCCGCCGAACTCTCGGGGCTCGACCCCCAGACCCTGCGCCTGTACGAACGTCGAGGCCTACTCAATCCTGCCCGCACGGCCGGCGGAACGCGTCGCTACAGCGAGAACGATCTCGAGACCGTGCACCGGATCGTCGAGCTCGTGGCATCGGGTGTCAACATCGCGGGTGTCGCCCGGATCCTCGAACTCGAAGCGAGCAATGCGGCGCTGCAGGAGGACAACACCCGCCTGCGTTCCGCACTCGACGGCGGGCCACCTCCCCTCCCCGGAGGGACGTAG
- a CDS encoding LLM class F420-dependent oxidoreductase translates to MTRRVSVWGGAFWLSRTLREQALDAARELEELGYSRLWTSGGFQDGFPPVYGELLAATTRLELASGIISIWHADPDTASAAVADLESQYPGRFLFGIGTSHAPVVDARESTSYTKPYSRMVEYIDGLDAASTPVPADRRVLAALGPRMLKLSAERAAGAHPYFVPAEHTALARETLGSEPLLAPEVAVVLETDETVARGIAREYMRGYLALPNYSNNLRRLGYTDEDLADGGSDRLMDVLIPWGDLDSVVAGIEKHYAAGADEVAIQVLTADPRTFPGDGYRQLASALLG, encoded by the coding sequence ATGACACGACGTGTGAGTGTATGGGGTGGCGCGTTCTGGCTCAGCCGCACACTTCGCGAGCAGGCGCTCGACGCCGCTCGCGAACTGGAGGAACTGGGATACTCCCGGTTGTGGACGTCCGGAGGTTTCCAGGACGGCTTCCCCCCCGTCTACGGAGAATTGCTCGCGGCGACGACGAGACTCGAGTTGGCGAGCGGCATCATCAGCATCTGGCACGCCGATCCCGACACCGCGTCCGCGGCGGTCGCCGACCTGGAGTCGCAGTACCCCGGCCGTTTCCTGTTCGGCATCGGAACGAGCCACGCTCCTGTCGTCGACGCGCGGGAGAGCACCAGCTACACCAAGCCCTACAGCCGAATGGTCGAGTACATCGACGGGCTGGATGCGGCGTCGACACCGGTGCCCGCCGACCGCAGGGTCCTCGCAGCGCTCGGTCCGCGCATGCTGAAGTTGTCCGCCGAACGTGCGGCAGGCGCACATCCGTACTTCGTCCCGGCCGAGCACACGGCACTCGCCCGCGAAACGCTCGGCTCGGAGCCGTTGCTCGCACCCGAGGTGGCCGTCGTGCTCGAGACCGACGAGACGGTCGCCCGTGGCATCGCCCGTGAGTACATGCGCGGGTACCTCGCGCTGCCGAACTACTCGAACAATCTGCGTCGTCTCGGATACACCGACGAGGATCTCGCCGACGGTGGCAGCGACCGCCTGATGGACGTGCTCATCCCGTGGGGCGACCTCGACAGCGTCGTCGCCGGCATCGAGAAGCATTACGCCGCCGGTGCCGACGAGGTCGCCATCCAGGTGCTCACCGCCGATCCGCGCACCTTCCCGGGCGACGGGTACCGGCAGCTCGCATCCGCGCTCCTCGGCTGA
- a CDS encoding sensor histidine kinase, with the protein MRDPSVPEPRIERFSSRLVVQSWFQVAFAVLAVFAVLGSIVGGIFIQRTVQITDELTGRIQPAMTQAYRLQTSLLDQQTAVRGYALTTDPAFLGPYRAGRADQQVALDRLRELLADHPELLADIDSIDATARQWQLQYAEPIIATVVPGEPRPVDPALAEEDRLTFGEIRSMFVQENSALSRVLEENLDDLVQSRTIRNSVLIAMVITFILTGLAMVALVHNLVAVPLSKLRKASRRVALEENFYQHIYPQGPKDIRALALDVETMRGRIADALSDSRNQQALLARQAEDLDAQAEELRRSNAELEQFAYVASHDLQEPLRKVASFCQLLEKRYGDVLDDRGRQYVEYAVDGAKRMQVLISDLLAFSRVGRVHDAYVRVDLGRPLDKALFNLSASIEESQARIERPDSLPELTGDPTLLTMLWQNLVGNAIKFRHPDRTPVVRIECAKVEDESTGPEWHFCVTDNGIGIDSDYAEKVFVIFQRLHPRDDYQGTGIGLALCKKIVEYHAGRIWIDTEYGETHPEGTRICFTLGIAPPPPGEQKHGITA; encoded by the coding sequence ATGAGGGATCCTTCGGTTCCCGAACCGCGTATCGAGCGGTTCTCGTCTCGGCTGGTCGTGCAGAGCTGGTTCCAGGTCGCGTTCGCGGTTCTGGCGGTGTTCGCCGTCCTCGGTTCGATCGTGGGCGGGATCTTCATCCAGCGCACCGTGCAGATCACCGACGAGCTGACCGGGCGGATCCAGCCCGCGATGACGCAGGCCTACCGGTTGCAGACCTCGCTGCTCGATCAACAGACCGCAGTCCGCGGGTACGCGCTCACGACCGACCCGGCCTTCCTCGGGCCGTATCGCGCCGGCCGGGCCGATCAGCAGGTCGCGCTCGACCGTCTCCGCGAACTCCTCGCCGACCATCCGGAGCTCCTCGCCGACATCGACTCCATCGACGCCACCGCTCGGCAGTGGCAGCTGCAGTATGCAGAGCCGATCATCGCCACCGTCGTGCCCGGAGAGCCGCGGCCCGTCGATCCGGCCCTGGCAGAGGAGGACCGGCTGACCTTCGGTGAGATCCGGTCGATGTTCGTCCAGGAGAACAGCGCGCTCTCCCGTGTCCTGGAAGAGAACCTCGACGATCTCGTGCAGTCCCGGACGATCCGCAACTCGGTCCTGATCGCCATGGTGATCACCTTCATCCTCACCGGCCTCGCGATGGTGGCGCTCGTCCACAATCTCGTCGCCGTGCCGCTCAGCAAGCTCCGCAAGGCCAGTCGCCGGGTCGCGCTGGAGGAGAACTTCTACCAGCACATCTATCCGCAGGGACCGAAGGACATCCGGGCACTGGCCCTCGACGTCGAGACGATGCGCGGTCGTATCGCGGACGCGCTGTCGGATTCCCGCAACCAGCAGGCCCTGCTGGCCAGACAGGCGGAGGATCTCGACGCCCAGGCCGAGGAACTACGACGTTCCAACGCCGAACTCGAGCAGTTCGCCTATGTCGCATCGCACGACCTGCAGGAACCGCTCCGGAAAGTCGCGTCCTTCTGCCAGCTGCTCGAGAAGCGCTACGGGGACGTCCTCGACGATCGTGGGCGGCAGTACGTCGAATATGCCGTGGACGGCGCGAAGCGCATGCAGGTCCTGATCAGCGATCTGCTCGCCTTCTCCCGGGTCGGACGCGTGCACGATGCCTACGTCCGGGTGGACCTCGGGCGGCCACTCGACAAGGCATTGTTCAATCTCTCGGCGTCGATCGAGGAGTCGCAGGCGCGGATCGAACGACCCGACTCACTGCCCGAACTGACGGGCGACCCGACACTGCTGACGATGCTGTGGCAGAACCTGGTCGGCAACGCCATCAAGTTCCGGCATCCCGATCGCACCCCGGTCGTCCGGATCGAGTGCGCGAAGGTCGAGGACGAGTCGACCGGTCCGGAGTGGCATTTCTGTGTCACCGACAACGGCATCGGGATCGACAGCGACTACGCCGAGAAGGTGTTCGTGATCTTCCAGCGCCTCCACCCCCGCGACGACTACCAGGGCACGGGTATCGGACTGGCGCTGTGCAAGAAAATCGTCGAGTATCACGCGGGAAGAATCTGGATCGACACCGAGTACGGCGAGACTCACCCCGAGGGCACTCGAATCTGCTTCACCCTCGGAATCGCACCACCACCGCCCGGCGAGCAGAAGCACGGGATCACCGCTTGA
- a CDS encoding carboxyl transferase domain-containing protein — protein MVFVTTAETASTTSRDQHEQLVRELRDKLAAAALGGSEKSRERHVARGKLLPRDRVDELLDTGSPFLELSPLAADGMYDDECPGAGMIAGIGRVAGRECVIVANDATVKGGTYYPITVKKHLRAQEVALQNNLPCLYLVDSGGAFLPRQDEVFPDREHFGRIFYNQATMSAKGIPQIAAVLGSCTAGGAYVPAMSDEAVIVRNQGTIFLGGPPLVKAATGEVVTAEELGGGDLHSKVSGVTDHLAEDDRDALRIVRDIVSTFGPRTPRPWDVEPTVEPDADPAELYDVVPTDSRIPYDVHEVINRVVDGSSFHEFKAEYGKTLVTGFARIHGHPVGIVANNGVLFGESAVKGAHFIELCDKRSIPLVFLQNISGFMVGRDYEAGGIAKHGAKMVTAVACARVPKLTVVIGGSYGAGNYSMCGRAYSPRFLWMWPNARISVMGGEQAASVLATVRSDQLDASGKPWTAEQEEEFKAPIREQYEAQGNPYYSTARLWDDGIIDPADTRKVLGLALSVCANAPLEPVSYGVFRM, from the coding sequence ATGGTGTTCGTGACGACCGCTGAGACGGCCTCGACAACCAGCCGCGACCAGCACGAACAGCTGGTCCGAGAGCTCCGAGACAAGCTCGCTGCCGCAGCGCTGGGCGGCAGCGAGAAATCCCGGGAGCGGCACGTCGCGCGCGGCAAGCTGCTTCCCCGCGACCGCGTCGACGAACTACTCGACACGGGCAGCCCGTTCCTCGAGCTGTCTCCCCTCGCGGCCGACGGCATGTACGACGACGAGTGCCCCGGCGCCGGCATGATCGCCGGAATCGGCCGCGTCGCCGGCCGCGAGTGCGTGATCGTCGCCAACGACGCCACCGTCAAGGGCGGCACCTACTACCCGATCACGGTCAAGAAGCACCTGCGGGCGCAGGAAGTTGCGTTGCAGAACAACCTGCCGTGCCTGTACCTCGTCGACTCGGGCGGCGCCTTCCTGCCGCGGCAGGACGAGGTCTTCCCCGACCGCGAGCACTTCGGTCGCATCTTCTACAACCAGGCCACCATGAGCGCCAAGGGGATTCCGCAGATCGCCGCGGTCCTGGGCTCGTGCACCGCCGGCGGCGCCTACGTCCCCGCGATGAGCGACGAGGCCGTCATCGTCCGCAACCAGGGCACCATCTTCCTCGGCGGCCCGCCGCTGGTGAAGGCCGCGACCGGCGAGGTCGTCACCGCGGAGGAACTGGGCGGCGGCGACCTGCACTCGAAGGTCTCCGGCGTCACCGACCACCTGGCCGAGGACGACCGCGACGCGTTGCGCATCGTGCGCGACATCGTCTCCACCTTCGGCCCGCGCACCCCGCGCCCGTGGGACGTCGAACCCACCGTCGAGCCCGACGCCGACCCCGCCGAGCTGTACGACGTGGTGCCCACCGACTCGCGGATCCCCTACGACGTGCACGAGGTCATCAACCGCGTCGTCGACGGCTCCAGCTTCCACGAGTTCAAGGCCGAGTACGGCAAGACCCTCGTCACGGGTTTCGCGCGCATCCACGGCCACCCGGTCGGCATCGTCGCCAACAACGGCGTGCTGTTCGGCGAATCGGCGGTCAAGGGCGCGCATTTCATCGAACTGTGCGACAAGCGGTCGATCCCGCTGGTGTTCCTGCAGAACATCTCCGGCTTCATGGTCGGCCGCGATTACGAGGCCGGCGGCATCGCCAAGCACGGCGCGAAGATGGTCACCGCGGTCGCGTGCGCGCGGGTGCCGAAGCTGACCGTCGTCATCGGCGGCTCGTACGGTGCGGGCAACTACTCGATGTGCGGGCGCGCGTATTCGCCCCGTTTCCTGTGGATGTGGCCCAACGCCCGCATCTCGGTCATGGGCGGCGAGCAGGCCGCCTCGGTGCTGGCCACGGTGCGCTCCGATCAGCTCGACGCCTCGGGCAAGCCTTGGACGGCCGAGCAGGAGGAGGAGTTCAAGGCTCCGATCCGTGAGCAGTACGAGGCACAGGGCAACCCCTACTACTCGACCGCGCGACTGTGGGACGACGGCATCATCGATCCCGCAGACACCAGAAAAGTTCTCGGACTGGCACTGTCGGTGTGCGCCAACGCGCCGCTCGAGCCGGTCTCCTACGGCGTCTTCCGGATGTGA
- a CDS encoding response regulator, translated as MTYPAARPVDVLLVEDDPGDELMTREAFEDNKIGNALHVVHDGEEALDFLYRRGAHENAPRPDLILLDLNLPKYDGRQVLTKIKSDPELSDIPIVVLTTSSAEEDILRSYKLHANAYVTKPVDLDQFIGAVKQIDEFFVQVVRLPRRGRH; from the coding sequence GTGACCTATCCCGCTGCCCGACCGGTGGACGTCCTGCTGGTCGAGGACGATCCGGGCGACGAGCTCATGACCCGCGAAGCATTCGAGGACAACAAGATCGGCAATGCTCTCCACGTCGTCCACGACGGGGAGGAGGCCCTCGACTTCCTGTACCGACGGGGCGCCCACGAGAATGCTCCGCGCCCGGACCTGATCCTGCTCGACCTCAACCTGCCGAAATACGACGGCCGGCAGGTCCTGACGAAGATCAAGTCCGATCCCGAACTGTCCGACATCCCCATCGTGGTACTCACGACCTCCTCGGCCGAGGAGGACATCCTGCGCAGTTACAAGCTGCACGCCAACGCGTACGTCACCAAGCCGGTCGATCTCGACCAGTTCATCGGTGCCGTGAAGCAGATCGACGAGTTCTTCGTGCAGGTCGTGCGGCTGCCGCGCCGCGGACGCCACTGA
- a CDS encoding thioesterase family protein has translation MSYFERLGPTSFRATEHVGGAWNEAEQHIAPALGLIAHVIETDRDARRDEKLVIGRLSYDILGTVPVGPVVTTVEVLRPGRTIELVEATLAYDGRAIVRARAWLMQTRPTAELAGSTLQSIPSPEDSEPWDPTTVWPGGFIESVQVRRTSLEPGRASFWVRTPVPLVDDDKVSGLAATAGLFDIANGMAVRADPRKVAFPNLDLTAHLFAEPRGEWVGFDTSVSFGADGIGLTSTVLHDTTGPIGTMSQILTVRPI, from the coding sequence ATGAGCTACTTCGAACGACTCGGTCCGACATCCTTCCGCGCCACCGAGCACGTCGGCGGAGCATGGAACGAGGCCGAACAGCACATCGCCCCTGCTCTCGGCCTGATCGCCCACGTCATCGAGACCGATCGGGACGCGCGGCGCGACGAAAAACTCGTGATCGGGCGCCTGTCGTACGACATCCTCGGCACCGTGCCGGTGGGTCCTGTCGTCACGACGGTCGAGGTCCTCCGGCCGGGACGCACCATAGAACTCGTCGAAGCCACACTGGCCTACGACGGACGCGCGATCGTGCGCGCCCGCGCGTGGCTGATGCAGACCCGACCCACCGCCGAACTCGCCGGCAGCACGCTGCAGTCGATCCCGTCGCCCGAGGACAGCGAGCCGTGGGATCCGACCACCGTGTGGCCCGGCGGATTCATCGAGTCGGTACAAGTGCGCCGCACGTCGCTCGAACCCGGGCGGGCCTCCTTCTGGGTCCGCACACCCGTGCCGCTCGTCGACGACGACAAGGTGAGCGGTCTCGCCGCCACGGCCGGCCTGTTCGACATCGCCAACGGCATGGCGGTGCGCGCCGATCCGAGAAAGGTCGCCTTCCCCAATCTGGACCTCACCGCGCACCTGTTCGCCGAACCTCGCGGCGAATGGGTCGGTTTCGACACGTCGGTCTCGTTCGGTGCCGACGGCATCGGTCTGACGAGCACGGTGCTGCACGACACCACCGGCCCGATCGGCACGATGTCCCAGATCCTCACGGTGCGACCGATCTGA
- a CDS encoding Hsp20/alpha crystallin family protein, producing the protein MLMRTDPFRDVDRFAQQVLGTMARPAVMPLDAWREGDHFVAEFDLPGVDADSIELDVERNVLTVRAERPEVDRDKEFISTERPRGVFTRRLFLGDTLDTDRIEAQYRGGVLRVTIPVAEKAKPRKISVIDAEGNGQTAIEK; encoded by the coding sequence ATGTTGATGCGCACCGACCCGTTCCGCGACGTCGATCGTTTCGCGCAGCAGGTGCTCGGCACCATGGCCCGTCCCGCGGTGATGCCGCTCGACGCGTGGCGGGAGGGCGACCATTTCGTCGCGGAGTTCGATCTCCCCGGGGTCGACGCCGACTCGATCGAACTCGATGTCGAACGCAACGTGCTCACCGTTCGCGCCGAACGTCCGGAAGTCGACCGGGACAAGGAATTCATCTCGACCGAGAGACCACGAGGTGTCTTCACCCGTCGGTTGTTCCTCGGCGACACCCTCGACACCGATCGGATCGAAGCGCAGTATCGGGGTGGTGTTCTGCGCGTGACGATTCCGGTCGCGGAGAAGGCCAAGCCGCGCAAGATCTCCGTGATCGACGCAGAAGGCAACGGACAGACCGCGATCGAGAAGTGA
- a CDS encoding SACE_7040 family transcriptional regulator, translating into MTESAIDVSTASGRPTRRSLAKAERRRDLLRAAAHLIAERGFPGVRLEDLGAAVGISGPAVYRHFSNKDALLVEILVEISRRLLAGGTQVAETNPDPRDALEGLVDFHLDFALGEPDLIRVQDREFASLPDEAQREVRVTQRRYVEIWVGVLRRIDPALPESDARTMAHATFGLINSTPHSADPRSPEGTRAVLRRMALSALTPIPSTSLADTASPADTARTETA; encoded by the coding sequence ATGACCGAGTCCGCGATCGACGTCTCGACCGCATCGGGACGCCCGACGCGGCGCAGCCTCGCCAAGGCGGAACGCCGACGAGACCTCTTGCGGGCCGCGGCGCACCTGATCGCCGAACGCGGATTCCCCGGAGTCCGCCTCGAGGATCTCGGTGCCGCTGTGGGCATCAGCGGACCCGCCGTGTACCGGCACTTCTCCAACAAGGACGCCCTGCTCGTCGAGATCCTCGTCGAAATCAGCCGTCGCCTGCTCGCGGGTGGCACGCAGGTCGCCGAGACGAATCCCGACCCTCGCGACGCCCTCGAGGGCCTGGTCGACTTCCATCTCGACTTCGCTTTGGGCGAGCCCGATCTCATCCGTGTGCAGGACCGAGAGTTCGCGTCCCTCCCCGACGAGGCACAGCGGGAGGTGCGGGTGACACAGCGTCGCTACGTCGAGATCTGGGTCGGTGTGCTGCGCCGCATCGACCCGGCACTGCCCGAATCCGATGCACGCACGATGGCGCACGCGACCTTCGGCCTCATCAACTCGACGCCGCACAGCGCCGACCCCCGCTCTCCCGAGGGCACCCGCGCGGTGCTGCGACGCATGGCCTTGTCGGCCCTCACCCCGATCCCCTCGACATCCCTGGCAGACACAGCATCCCCGGCCGACACGGCCCGAACGGAAACCGCATGA
- a CDS encoding AAA family ATPase, producing the protein MTGDATRIDSPEKLSAALDTTGYLADDGLATVVFLAMRMGRPLFCEGEPGTGKTSLAVALAQALDLPMVRLQCHEGIDASQALYDWDFPRQLLHLRSLEAASDGALDADTAERSLYTERYLLVRPLLRALTESPCVLLVDEIDRADDEFEAFLLQLLDENAVTIPELGEIRAEVPPLVVLTSNRTREVHDALKRRCLYHWVEHPDLEREVAILQRRLPGLGRPLAEQIARAVHSLREQELLKPPGIAESLDWARALLALDRDVLDAATAAATLGAVLKYREDIDRVTRNGLDLPRAG; encoded by the coding sequence ATGACCGGCGACGCGACACGCATCGATTCACCCGAGAAGCTCTCGGCTGCGCTCGACACCACTGGTTATCTCGCCGACGACGGACTGGCGACCGTCGTCTTCCTCGCGATGCGCATGGGTCGCCCGCTGTTCTGCGAAGGCGAACCCGGCACCGGGAAGACCTCGCTCGCAGTGGCTCTCGCCCAGGCCCTGGACCTTCCGATGGTCCGTCTGCAGTGCCATGAGGGCATCGACGCCTCACAGGCCCTCTACGACTGGGATTTTCCTCGCCAGCTGCTCCACCTACGGTCGCTCGAGGCGGCGAGCGACGGTGCGCTCGACGCGGATACCGCCGAACGTTCCCTGTACACCGAGCGCTACCTCCTCGTCCGTCCGTTGTTGCGAGCACTCACCGAATCACCGTGTGTGCTGCTCGTCGACGAGATCGACCGCGCCGACGACGAGTTCGAGGCATTTCTGCTCCAGTTGCTCGACGAGAACGCCGTGACGATCCCCGAACTCGGCGAGATCCGCGCCGAGGTCCCGCCGCTGGTGGTGCTCACCTCCAACCGGACCCGCGAGGTGCACGATGCACTCAAACGCCGCTGCCTGTACCACTGGGTGGAGCATCCCGATCTCGAACGCGAGGTCGCGATCCTGCAGCGGCGACTACCGGGGCTGGGGCGCCCACTCGCCGAACAGATCGCCCGTGCGGTGCATTCGCTCCGCGAACAGGAACTTCTCAAACCGCCCGGGATCGCCGAATCCCTCGACTGGGCACGCGCACTGCTCGCCCTCGATCGCGATGTCCTCGACGCGGCGACCGCCGCGGCGACACTCGGCGCGGTCCTGAAGTACCGCGAGGACATCGACCGTGTCACCCGAAACGGTCTCGACCTGCCGAGGGCGGGGTGA
- a CDS encoding DUF6480 family protein, with translation MTTSDPEHHGNQDPEPSRTPDLEPGGGVAPGSTSPDSGTTSGLSAPEPDTRKRFPISGWLTLLAVAVIVIIFVVAIFGILA, from the coding sequence GTGACCACGTCGGACCCCGAACACCATGGAAACCAGGATCCCGAACCTTCACGCACCCCGGATCTGGAGCCCGGTGGTGGCGTGGCGCCCGGATCGACGTCCCCGGACTCGGGGACGACGTCCGGGCTGTCCGCTCCCGAACCGGACACGAGGAAGCGATTCCCGATCAGCGGGTGGCTCACGCTGCTCGCCGTCGCGGTGATCGTGATCATCTTCGTGGTCGCGATCTTCGGCATCCTGGCCTGA